In the genome of Pseudomonas sp. LBUM920, one region contains:
- a CDS encoding AAA family ATPase, which yields MSKNSGFVFRRPALASSIADGLVGAGIQDFTSGLFLAAPRRTGKSTFLREDLIPECQLRGWLAVYVDLWADKEKDPAELIASAIAAALVPFEKGIRKLAKNIGIEKLSFLRTLSWDFTKPQLPVGATLTQALELLHSAAEKPVVLVIDEAQHALTTESGINAMFALKAARDQLNQGRDEEGSGLRLVFTGSNRDKLAHLVLGKSQPFFGSSITPFPLLGKAFTQAYTAHLNAHLASTNQFDAADIDEAFELVGRRPEMLRTIIGEVALELGEASNLGQLLHSRAEFLRAGVWTEFESAWNNLTVPQRAVLEVMVARSQNNEPFAPFTDSTLTAVSKALEDMGSDVVPGTQTIQACIDALRDKELVWKSSRGGYALEDKSFGDWLLHKC from the coding sequence ATGTCGAAGAACAGCGGCTTCGTGTTTCGCCGCCCCGCCCTGGCAAGCAGTATCGCCGATGGTTTGGTGGGGGCCGGTATTCAGGATTTTACCTCTGGCCTGTTTCTCGCGGCGCCGCGCCGCACCGGCAAAAGCACCTTTTTGCGTGAAGACCTGATCCCCGAGTGTCAGCTGCGGGGTTGGCTGGCGGTGTATGTCGATCTCTGGGCCGATAAAGAGAAAGATCCGGCGGAATTGATCGCCAGCGCCATTGCCGCTGCGCTGGTTCCCTTTGAGAAGGGCATTCGCAAATTGGCCAAGAACATTGGCATCGAGAAACTAAGCTTTCTGCGCACCCTGTCCTGGGACTTCACCAAGCCACAATTGCCCGTCGGTGCCACACTGACCCAAGCCCTGGAGTTGCTGCACAGCGCGGCGGAAAAACCTGTGGTGCTGGTGATTGACGAAGCCCAGCACGCCTTGACCACCGAGTCCGGTATCAACGCGATGTTCGCGTTGAAGGCCGCCCGGGATCAGCTCAACCAAGGCCGTGACGAGGAGGGCAGCGGCTTGCGCCTGGTGTTTACCGGTTCCAACCGCGACAAGCTGGCGCATTTGGTGTTGGGCAAAAGCCAGCCGTTCTTCGGCTCCAGCATCACGCCGTTTCCCTTGCTCGGCAAAGCGTTCACCCAAGCCTACACCGCGCACCTCAACGCGCATTTGGCCAGCACCAATCAGTTCGACGCCGCCGACATTGATGAGGCGTTTGAGTTGGTCGGCCGTCGCCCCGAGATGCTGCGCACCATCATCGGTGAAGTGGCGCTGGAACTGGGTGAGGCCAGCAACCTGGGCCAATTGCTGCACAGTCGCGCCGAATTCCTGCGCGCGGGCGTGTGGACGGAGTTCGAAAGTGCCTGGAACAACCTCACCGTCCCCCAGCGCGCCGTGCTGGAGGTGATGGTGGCGCGTTCGCAGAACAACGAACCCTTCGCGCCCTTTACCGACAGCACCCTCACGGCGGTCAGCAAGGCGCTGGAAGACATGGGCAGCGATGTGGTGCCGGGCACCCAGACCATACAGGCGTGTATTGATGCGCTGCGCGACAAGGAGCTGGTGTGGAAGTCGAGCCGTGGCGGGTATGCCCTGGAAGACAAGTCATTCGGGGATTGGCTGCTGCACAAGTGCTGA
- a CDS encoding GlxA family transcriptional regulator produces the protein MSQDFYFLLMPGFSAIGFISALEPLRVANRFRGELYRWHVLSADGGAVLASNGMSVNADAALEPLKKGATLMVVAGFEPLKFTTPALEHWLRRLDHDGVTLGAIDTGACVLAEAGLLDGHRLTLHWEAIDAFKESYPQLTVTQELFEIDRRRITCAGGTASIDLMLDLIAQAHGPDLAIQVSEQFVLGRIRPRKDHQRMQIATRYGINNKKLVQVIGEMEQHTEPPLTTLALAEAIKVTRRQLERLFRLHLNDTPSNFYLGLRLEKARQLLRQSDMSVLEVSIACGFESPSYFTRSYRARFAKCPREDRRREVV, from the coding sequence ATGTCCCAGGATTTCTATTTCTTGCTGATGCCGGGTTTCTCGGCCATCGGCTTTATCTCTGCGCTGGAACCGCTGCGCGTCGCCAACCGCTTTCGCGGCGAGCTGTACCGCTGGCACGTGCTGAGCGCCGATGGCGGCGCGGTGCTGGCGAGCAATGGCATGTCGGTCAACGCCGACGCCGCATTGGAGCCGCTCAAAAAAGGCGCGACGCTGATGGTGGTCGCCGGCTTCGAACCCTTGAAGTTCACCACGCCTGCGCTGGAGCACTGGCTGCGCCGCCTCGACCACGACGGCGTCACCCTCGGCGCCATCGACACGGGCGCCTGTGTGCTCGCCGAGGCCGGCTTGCTCGATGGCCACCGCCTCACGCTGCATTGGGAAGCCATTGACGCCTTTAAGGAATCTTATCCACAGCTCACCGTGACCCAGGAGCTGTTCGAAATCGACCGTCGTCGCATCACGTGCGCGGGCGGCACGGCGTCCATCGACCTGATGCTCGACCTGATCGCCCAGGCCCACGGCCCGGACCTTGCGATCCAGGTTTCCGAGCAATTCGTACTCGGGCGCATCCGCCCACGCAAAGACCACCAGCGCATGCAGATCGCCACGCGCTACGGCATCAACAACAAAAAGCTGGTGCAAGTGATCGGTGAAATGGAACAACACACCGAACCGCCGCTGACCACCCTGGCACTGGCCGAGGCGATCAAAGTCACCCGGCGCCAGTTGGAGCGGTTGTTTCGTCTGCATTTGAACGACACGCCAAGCAACTTCTACCTCGGCCTGCGCCTGGAAAAAGCCCGGCAGCTATTGCGTCAGAGCGACATGAGTGTGCTGGAGGTGAGTATTGCGTGCGGGTTTGAGTCGCCTTCTTACTTCACGCGCAGCTATCGGGCGCGGTTTGCCAAGTGCCCAAGGGAGGATCGGCGACGAGAGGTGGTTTGA
- a CDS encoding choline ABC transporter substrate-binding protein, producing MNRLISRCVLALSASAILSTSVLAADAESCRNVRMGVVNWTDVIATSAMTQVLLDGLGYKTKQTSASQQIIFAGIRDQRLDLFLGYWNPLMTQTITPFVDAKQVKVLEKPSLEDARATLAVPTYLADKGLKTFADIARFEKELGGKIYGIEPGSGANTQIKAMIAKNQFGLGKFQLVESSEAGMLAAVDRAVRRKEAVVFFGWAPHPMNVNVAMTYLTGSDDALGPNEGMATVWSVTSPTYAEQCPNVHKLLTNLTFTAADESRMMQPLLDHKDALESARQWLKDHPQDQQRWLEGVTTFDGKPAAANLQLTSQ from the coding sequence ATGAACCGACTGATCAGCCGCTGCGTGCTAGCACTCAGCGCCAGCGCCATTTTGAGCACCAGCGTACTCGCGGCCGATGCAGAATCTTGCCGGAACGTGCGCATGGGCGTGGTGAACTGGACCGACGTGATCGCCACCAGCGCCATGACCCAAGTGTTGCTCGACGGCCTCGGCTACAAGACCAAACAGACCAGCGCCTCCCAGCAAATCATCTTCGCCGGCATTCGCGACCAACGCCTGGACCTGTTCCTGGGTTACTGGAACCCGCTGATGACCCAGACCATCACGCCATTTGTCGACGCCAAGCAAGTCAAAGTCCTCGAAAAACCCAGCCTGGAAGACGCGCGCGCCACCCTCGCCGTGCCAACTTACCTGGCGGACAAGGGCCTGAAAACCTTCGCCGACATCGCCAGGTTCGAGAAAGAACTGGGCGGCAAGATCTATGGCATCGAGCCAGGTTCGGGCGCCAACACCCAGATCAAGGCGATGATCGCCAAGAACCAGTTCGGCCTGGGCAAATTCCAGTTGGTGGAGTCCAGCGAAGCCGGCATGCTCGCCGCCGTCGACCGCGCGGTACGCCGCAAGGAAGCGGTGGTGTTCTTTGGCTGGGCGCCACACCCGATGAACGTCAACGTTGCCATGACCTACCTCACCGGCAGCGACGACGCCCTGGGCCCGAACGAAGGCATGGCCACGGTGTGGAGCGTCACTTCGCCGACCTACGCCGAACAGTGCCCGAACGTGCACAAGCTGCTGACCAACCTGACCTTCACCGCCGCCGACGAGAGCCGAATGATGCAGCCGTTGCTGGATCACAAAGACGCGCTCGAATCCGCCAGGCAGTGGCTCAAGGACCATCCGCAGGACCAGCAGCGCTGGCTTGAAGGGGTGACCACCTTCGATGGCAAACCGGCCGCAGCCAACCTGCAATTGACCAGCCAATAA
- a CDS encoding 3-keto-5-aminohexanoate cleavage protein, whose amino-acid sequence MNHDVIITCALTGAGDTTGRSPHVPVTPKQIAAAAVEAAKAGATVVHCHVRDPQTGKFSRDVALYREVMERIREADIDIIVNLTAGMGGDLEIGGGENPMEFGPNTDLVGALTRLAHVEELLPEICTLDCGTLNFGDGDTIYVSTPAQLRAGAKRIQELGVKAELEIFDTGHLWFAKQMIKEGLLDNPLFQLCLGIPWGAPADTTTMKAMVDNLPADAVWAGFGIGRMQMPMAAQAVLLGGNVRVGLEDNLWLDKGVLATNGQLVERASEILSRLGARVMTPAQGRIKMGLTKRG is encoded by the coding sequence ATGAACCACGACGTCATCATCACCTGCGCACTCACCGGTGCTGGCGACACGACCGGCAGAAGCCCACACGTGCCGGTCACGCCCAAACAAATCGCCGCCGCCGCCGTGGAAGCCGCCAAGGCGGGTGCCACCGTGGTGCACTGCCACGTGCGTGACCCGCAAACCGGCAAATTCAGCCGCGACGTCGCGCTGTACCGCGAAGTGATGGAGCGCATCCGCGAGGCCGACATCGACATCATCGTCAATCTTACTGCCGGCATGGGCGGCGATCTGGAAATCGGCGGCGGCGAAAACCCGATGGAGTTCGGCCCCAACACCGACCTGGTCGGCGCGCTGACGCGCCTGGCGCACGTGGAAGAGCTGCTGCCGGAAATCTGCACCCTGGACTGCGGCACGCTGAACTTTGGTGACGGCGACACCATTTACGTCTCCACCCCGGCCCAGCTGCGTGCTGGCGCCAAGCGTATCCAGGAGCTGGGCGTTAAGGCCGAGCTGGAAATCTTCGACACCGGCCACCTGTGGTTTGCCAAGCAGATGATCAAGGAAGGCCTGCTCGACAACCCGCTGTTCCAACTGTGCCTGGGCATCCCCTGGGGCGCGCCGGCCGACACCACCACGATGAAAGCCATGGTCGACAACCTGCCCGCCGACGCGGTGTGGGCCGGCTTTGGTATCGGCCGCATGCAAATGCCGATGGCGGCCCAAGCGGTGCTGCTGGGCGGCAACGTGCGCGTCGGCCTGGAAGACAACCTGTGGCTGGACAAGGGCGTGCTCGCCACCAACGGCCAACTGGTGGAACGCGCCAGTGAAATCCTCAGCCGCCTCGGCGCGCGGGTCATGACCCCGGCGCAAGGTCGAATCAAGATGGGCCTGACCAAGCGCGGCTAA
- a CDS encoding L-carnitine dehydrogenase produces MRFITEIKTFAALGSGVIGSGWVSRALAHGLDVVAWDPAPGAEAALRKRVANAWGALEKQGLAPGASQDRLRFVTTIEACVKDADFIQESAPERLELKLELHSKISAAAKPNALIGSSTSGLLPSEFYEGSTHPERCVVGHPFNPVYLLPLVEVVGGQNTAPEAIQAAIKVYESLGMRPLHVRKEVPGFIADRLLEALWREALHLVNDGVATTGEIDDAIRFGAGLRWSFMGTFLTYTLAGGDAGMRHFMAQFGPALQLPWTYLPAPELTDKLIDDVVDGTSEQLGTHSISALERYRDDCLLAVLEAVKTTKAKHGMSFAE; encoded by the coding sequence ATGCGCTTTATCACTGAAATCAAAACCTTCGCCGCCCTCGGCAGCGGCGTTATCGGCAGCGGCTGGGTGTCTCGCGCCCTCGCCCACGGCCTGGATGTGGTCGCCTGGGACCCCGCGCCCGGCGCCGAAGCGGCCCTGCGCAAGCGCGTCGCCAATGCCTGGGGCGCGTTGGAGAAACAAGGTTTGGCACCGGGTGCGTCTCAAGACCGCCTGCGCTTTGTGACCACCATTGAAGCGTGCGTGAAAGACGCCGACTTCATCCAGGAAAGCGCCCCGGAACGCCTGGAGCTGAAACTGGAACTGCACAGCAAAATCAGCGCGGCGGCCAAGCCGAATGCACTGATTGGGTCGAGTACTTCGGGTCTGTTGCCGAGTGAGTTCTACGAAGGTTCCACCCACCCGGAACGCTGCGTGGTCGGCCACCCGTTCAACCCGGTTTACCTGCTGCCGCTGGTGGAAGTGGTGGGCGGCCAAAACACTGCGCCCGAAGCGATTCAGGCGGCGATCAAGGTGTATGAATCCCTTGGCATGCGCCCGTTGCACGTGCGTAAGGAAGTGCCGGGGTTCATCGCTGACCGCTTGCTCGAAGCGCTGTGGCGTGAGGCGCTGCACCTGGTGAATGACGGCGTGGCGACCACCGGTGAAATCGACGATGCGATCCGCTTTGGCGCCGGCTTGCGCTGGTCGTTCATGGGCACCTTCCTCACCTACACGCTGGCGGGCGGCGATGCCGGTATGCGCCACTTCATGGCGCAGTTCGGCCCGGCGCTGCAATTGCCGTGGACGTATTTGCCGGCACCGGAGCTGACCGACAAGTTGATCGACGATGTGGTCGACGGCACCAGTGAGCAGTTGGGCACACACAGCATTTCGGCGCTGGAGCGCTATCGTGATGATTGCCTGTTGGCGGTGCTGGAGGCGGTGAAGACCACCAAAGCCAAACACGGTATGAGCTTCGCTGAGTAA
- a CDS encoding thioesterase family protein, which translates to MPALTTYTTKIQPEWVDYNGHLRDAFYLLIFSYATDALMDTLGLDSENREASGHSLFTLELHLNYLHEVKLGAEVEVRTQLIAHDAKRLHLYHSLHLVGDEKELAGNEQMLLHVDLAGPHSAPFTETTLAKLTAISAQQAELARPALLGRVIGLPPKKQ; encoded by the coding sequence ATGCCTGCATTGACCACCTACACCACCAAAATCCAGCCCGAGTGGGTGGATTACAACGGCCACCTGCGCGATGCGTTCTACCTGCTGATCTTCAGCTACGCCACCGACGCACTGATGGACACCCTGGGTTTGGACAGTGAAAACCGTGAGGCCAGCGGCCACTCACTGTTCACTTTGGAACTGCACCTGAACTACCTGCACGAGGTGAAACTCGGTGCCGAGGTAGAGGTGCGCACTCAGCTGATCGCCCACGATGCCAAGCGCCTGCACCTCTATCACAGCCTGCACCTGGTGGGCGACGAGAAGGAATTGGCGGGCAACGAACAGATGTTGCTACACGTCGATCTCGCCGGTCCGCATTCGGCGCCGTTTACCGAGACCACCCTGGCAAAACTCACCGCGATCAGCGCGCAGCAGGCCGAGTTGGCGCGCCCCGCCCTCCTCGGCCGCGTGATTGGATTGCCGCCCAAAAAACAATAA
- a CDS encoding gamma-butyrobetaine dioxygenase, translated as MQTAAAVADFRTYPTISDLAEVQVLTDQLRVQWADGRVSPFHHQWLRDNCPCAQCVYSVTREQVLEIVDVDEHLTAVSAHIDQGCLNVQWSGGHLSHYDPGWLRAHAYDDESRAERRAAKPASQRWDSTFALPVFDYAAVMQDPNILLQWLLALRDSGLTQIRGVPTEPGSLALIAKRISFIRESNFGVLFNVQSKADADSNAYTAFNLPLHSDLPTRELQPGLQFLHCLVNEATGGESIFVDGFAIAHALRTEDPEAFRALCEIPVEFRNKDRHSDYRRLAPIIALDALGDVAEIRMANFLRGPFEAPVEQMPLLYRAYRRFIAMTREDRFRLVKRLNPGELWCFDNRRTLHARNAFDPASGARHFQGCYIDRDELLSRILVLQR; from the coding sequence ATGCAAACCGCCGCCGCTGTTGCCGATTTTCGTACCTACCCAACGATCAGCGACCTCGCCGAGGTGCAGGTGCTGACCGATCAGCTACGCGTGCAATGGGCCGATGGGCGGGTGAGCCCGTTTCATCATCAGTGGCTGCGCGACAACTGCCCGTGCGCGCAATGCGTGTACAGCGTGACCCGCGAGCAGGTGCTCGAGATTGTCGATGTCGACGAACACCTGACTGCCGTCAGCGCGCATATCGATCAGGGATGCCTGAATGTGCAATGGAGCGGCGGCCATCTCAGCCACTACGATCCGGGCTGGTTGCGGGCCCATGCCTATGACGACGAATCACGCGCCGAACGCCGTGCAGCCAAGCCCGCATCGCAGCGATGGGACAGCACCTTCGCGTTGCCCGTTTTCGACTACGCGGCCGTGATGCAAGACCCGAACATCCTGCTGCAATGGTTGCTGGCCTTGCGTGACTCGGGCCTCACGCAAATCCGTGGCGTGCCCACCGAACCTGGCTCGCTGGCGCTGATCGCCAAGCGCATTTCGTTTATCCGCGAGAGCAACTTCGGTGTGCTGTTCAACGTGCAGTCCAAGGCCGACGCCGACAGCAATGCGTACACCGCCTTTAACCTGCCGTTGCACAGCGATTTGCCAACGCGCGAGCTGCAACCGGGGCTGCAATTTCTGCATTGCCTGGTGAACGAGGCCACGGGCGGCGAGAGCATTTTTGTCGATGGGTTCGCCATCGCCCATGCGCTGCGCACGGAAGACCCCGAGGCGTTTCGCGCGTTGTGTGAAATCCCCGTGGAGTTTCGCAATAAAGACCGTCACAGCGACTATCGCCGCCTGGCACCGATCATTGCGCTGGATGCCTTGGGTGACGTGGCGGAGATCCGCATGGCCAACTTTCTGCGCGGGCCGTTCGAGGCGCCGGTGGAGCAGATGCCGTTGTTGTATCGCGCGTATCGGCGCTTTATTGCGATGACCCGCGAGGACCGTTTCAGACTGGTCAAACGGCTGAATCCGGGGGAGTTGTGGTGCTTTGATAACCGCCGCACCTTGCATGCGCGCAATGCGTTTGACCCGGCTTCCGGGGCGCGGCATTTTCAGGGTTGTTACATTGACAGGGATGAGTTGCTCTCTAGGATTCTGGTGTTGCAGCGGTAG
- a CDS encoding GlxA family transcriptional regulator: protein MTSFNSGAQPQNRAPQSIGFLLLDNFTLISLASAVEPLRMANQLSGRELYRWTTLSVDGNQVWASDGLQITPDASMHKAPALDTVIVCGGVGIQRTVTREHVSWLQSQARQSRRLGAVCTGSWALACAGLLDGFDCSVHWECLASMQEAFPRVAMSTRLFTLDRNRFTSSGGTAPLDMMLHLISRDHGRELSAAISEMFVYERIRNEQDHQRVPLKHMLGTNQPKLQEIVALMEANLEEPIDLDELAVYVAVSRRQLERLFQKYLHCSPSRYYLKLRLIRARQLLKQTPMSIIEVASVCGFVSTPHFSKCYREYFGIPPRDERVGSNTTQQVAMMPIPQALVLSPLSGPMSALSQARNESTFASVRL from the coding sequence ATGACGTCGTTCAACTCCGGGGCTCAACCCCAGAACCGTGCGCCTCAATCCATCGGCTTTTTGCTGCTGGACAATTTCACGCTGATTTCCCTGGCCTCGGCAGTGGAACCCCTGCGCATGGCCAACCAGCTGTCCGGCCGCGAGCTGTATCGCTGGACAACCCTGAGTGTCGACGGAAACCAGGTGTGGGCCAGCGACGGTCTGCAAATCACCCCCGATGCCTCCATGCACAAAGCCCCGGCCCTGGACACTGTGATTGTGTGCGGCGGCGTGGGAATCCAGCGTACCGTTACCCGTGAGCACGTGTCGTGGCTGCAAAGCCAGGCGCGTCAGTCGCGTCGTCTTGGCGCGGTGTGCACCGGCAGTTGGGCCTTGGCCTGCGCCGGTTTGCTCGACGGTTTTGATTGCAGCGTGCACTGGGAATGCCTGGCGTCGATGCAGGAAGCCTTCCCGCGCGTGGCCATGAGCACGCGCCTGTTCACCCTCGACCGCAATCGCTTCACCAGCTCCGGCGGCACCGCGCCGCTGGACATGATGCTGCACTTGATCAGCCGCGACCACGGCCGTGAATTGTCCGCCGCCATCTCCGAAATGTTTGTGTACGAACGCATCCGCAACGAACAGGATCACCAGCGCGTGCCGCTCAAGCACATGCTTGGCACCAACCAGCCGAAGCTGCAGGAAATCGTCGCGTTGATGGAAGCCAACCTTGAAGAGCCGATCGACCTGGACGAGTTGGCGGTGTACGTCGCCGTGTCGCGTCGTCAGCTGGAGCGGCTGTTCCAGAAATACCTGCACTGCTCGCCGTCGCGTTATTACCTGAAGCTGCGCCTGATTCGTGCGCGGCAACTGCTCAAGCAAACGCCGATGTCGATCATCGAAGTGGCCTCGGTGTGCGGGTTTGTGTCCACGCCGCACTTCTCCAAGTGCTACCGCGAATACTTTGGCATTCCGCCGCGCGATGAGCGCGTAGGGTCCAACACCACCCAGCAGGTGGCGATGATGCCGATTCCACAGGCGCTGGTGTTGTCACCGTTGTCCGGGCCGATGTCGGCGTTGAGCCAGGCCAGGAATGAGTCGACGTTTGCGAGTGTGAGGCTCTAG